The genomic segment ATGTTGACCAATAAATGGTCAATGTAAGAGATGTTCATGTATTATGTGCGTGCACAGTGGTCAAACTTAATGATCATTTTACCCTGCGCAATAAAAAGTTGAAATTTGGGAAAGCATTAACTTTTTTAATGTTAACACAATAAAAATTCTGTAACAAATTTTGAGGGCATTTTGGTGGCAAAGCACTTATCTCAATAAACACCCTCGACTTTCTACACCCCTCAATAATTGAGTAGAGTACCCTGGTATAAGTTGATCTTCCCTGATCTGCTCAGGGTACAGGTGGAATGTTACTCAGGAGACTAAATGCGCTCATTAATTCGGTTTGAAGTACAGAGGTGACTCTATGTATAGGCATACATCATACACTCTGAGCTAACAATGGTTGATTGGTTGTTCACTAGTCTTTATTGAACATAGAGTACATATATGGCATGGCGGCATTGTGTTGAGAGACAAGATACTGATGAATTGAGAGCTCCTGGTCTGATGGCTCCTAGTCAGGTGTTAAAATCATTGTTGAGTTTGAGAAGAGTGTCGCATGTGTGTGTTGACGATAGGCTGGAAGTGGGTGCTTATTTACCAGGGAGGAGGATTCCATCGTACTGTGAGGTggtaaaaaagaagaaacaaggTAAAAGATATTGTGGAAATTGTATCCTAAGAAATAACTGttacaaaacttttttttaattgccaatATCTTGCTGTAATTAAAGACAAATTTTAGTACAGTAGGTGCACTGAGCAATAATTTCATAAGTGAATTGTCATATTATACAGAGCATCCCAGAATACAAAATCACTGTATAGCTCAGAgcccctctttcatctggtatacCTTGGATGATTATTAGGCCTGGGAGTAAACATCGATTGATCGAATGGTTCGAATGGCTTGCCGCCGATCGCCAATCGATTAGCGAAATTTACACTAATCGAATGTTCGGCAGATCCCGATTATGACTTTGGGATAACTCGAATACCcaagtaataataacaaaatgacaagaaaacAATGATGAAAACGGTTTTCGAATACTTGATACAGGTTTAAAAATGATGTTACTGAGGTAAATTGTCAAAAATGATCAATGATTGTATCACATTCACAGTTAAACACCGACTGAAAGAGCTCCGAAAATGTTAATCCCACCTTGCCCTCGATACACAATATTTTGTCTGCGTGCTCAAAAcagaaagtacatgtaaacaCACAACCAGCTCACTTGAGCTGATTGGACCTTCGATAGCCAATGAAACTTTTTGGGGAACAAAGAAGAAGCCATGTGCTTCCCTTATCAGGAAAGGTCATGACTTCAGAAATAAACTGACCCCTCCCCatctctgtgtgtgtgtgtgtgtgtgtgagagagagagagagagaaagatcgGGGTGGGAGTCGGAGAATTCCtttcatgtttcaaaacaatgcaaacttttttttacatcccCCTCGCACAATCAAAACAGCATTCCAACACGTGCCCACGCCGCCATCACCTACTTTCTCGACTAGTCTGCAAAAGCAGACCtagttatacatgtaggtttaattgataaaaatttgtaactttgaaaggaatttcaaatgaaaaatatttttttgaaatacatgtgtagCATCATGGGGAATGCCACAAGTGGGGGTGGGGACATGGTGTAGGCAAGGAATGAAATTTTTCAAGAAGTGAAATGCACCACCGGCGTCTCAAAGAATACTTCATGAATGAGATGTTTACCGTCTTTTGACTCGGCTGATCTGGGCTGATTCATTCATATGCAGGAATGTGGCACTTGGAGGGATGCATGCATGATACCAGGGTACCAGCATTGATTTAGCAAAGATTTTCATTTGAACAATAAACTGAAAGATTTAATCTCATTTCATGTAGtttcttttgatataaaaatcatggaGAAGGAGGAAAAACGGCCTACTttcatttatgataaacatgTGACTTTGATGGAGATTTCTTCATTCGGGAGGTCACCAAAAAGTAGGTCAACTATTGTGACTTAAAAACGTGATTCCCGACGAACAATCGAATCATTCGATTgttttttcaggaaataatcGAATGGTAAAAATGACATTCGTCCCAGTCCTAATGATTATCAATTCATGCACaagtgagtaaaaacaatttgaaggaaACTAAAGAGTCACTTGGCAGGTGGTAGCTGAAAAAAAGTTCATTATCTGCTCTTTAATACGATACCTCAAAGAAAGAAACGACCAAGGAATTATGAAGTTctgtttcttcaaaataatgctTTCACTTTCATAATTTGATTCAACAAATGCACTTTCAAAGTTTGCCTACCATGGCTTTTAcattgtaaaaaagaaaatttatgcATGGCTgaatatcccccccccaaaaaaaaaaaagttttaagtcTACCAATTAACTTGTAAAACACCATTGACAAATATTGCTGAAATTCAACTATTATTTAAAGAAACAAGCCAGTGatatttcatgttaattttcTTTGATTCAGGTATCCCATGAAAGAGTAGATATTGACCTTAATAGACATGaggttttctttttgtaattaaGATAATAATTACTATCTGTACAAGTGACTTGTTCAGGTATCCTCttataaaattgtttttgctcactcttGCTAGCTTGAATGAATAATTCAAAGTATAGCTGGTGAAAGGGGAGACTCTGAGCCTTACGATGACTGGTTATTTGTCAATAGATTATATAAATAAAGCATCAATAATTctgattgattgtacatgtaaaatatgaCTAAGTTTAAAACCAACCGAAcagtgaaataatgaaaatttgctGGTAACAGATTAAGGCCAACATGCTGTGGAAAATCAAATGAGCAGAAATGGAATGTTAAATTGGAGAAAATCCATTTCTAATTTGATGTTATCATTCACCCAGCAAACAAACTACATGGTACCACTTACTTTCTGCTGGAACCATTTCATGGCTTCCTCCTTGTTGACACGGTGAGTGCAGCCAACGCGTCCTTTCCTGCGCCTCTTGTGGCCTACGCTGAACCCAGGTCGCCCTAGGACAACGTAGAAGTCCATGCCATAGATTCCAATACTGGGGTCATACTTGATTCCAAGATCAATATGTTCCTGGATACCAAAGCCAAAGTTGCCGGTGTCTGAGAAGTTGCCCTTGCGCAATTCATACTCCCTGACCTAGAATAGAACAAAATTGTATAAGGACATGAAAGAATTATGCTTGATGAGATCTCATCAGAAAGTTTTACTTGAATATCAAAGGACTGAACAAATATCACTGCTTTGCATATAACAATATCAACTCAAGTTGATtctaataaaaacatttttaaaagagctgtaataaatcaaaatacaagAGAAACTGTGACATCATTGGCTCTCTCATGTGCATTCCATTgacattttgttaaaattttcatatcagattatgatgaaattttctgattTATGCTAATTCTATTTTTCTTACTGTATGCAACTTATGGACTTCCTTCTTTAACATACCATACAGAAAAATATGCATGTTGAAATGTTCAAATCTGCTACCAttcaaataatatgaaattgttAATTCATGACAGAACTTTTTGTGAATTTCTAGGACAAATAGAATGTACAATTACATTAGTTAAGTTCATGATATTAGTACATGTGATCTCTTTTCTGTACCTTCAATCCCTTCTCCAGGATTTCTTCAGCCTTTGGACCACGAACGGTGCAATGGACAGCGATCTTTTCATTCCTACGAATACCAAATGATCGCACAGTGTAGCGAGctgtatagatagataaaaccCAAGAATAAATGATAGTAGAGGTGCACAGGGAAGTAATATATAGCGTGCATGTACAGCATTTATAAAAATTCTACTGCATCCATTCACAACTCAAACTTTTATTTCATACCGATGGCATTCTGTGATATCCATGATTCATGAAGTGACAGATAGTACAAATGAACATcgacatattttgttttatctttatgAATCAAATTGACAAAACTGCATGTTTATCCTTATGTAGTCACTTCATGAAACGAGGTTCAATAAACAGGATTTTATGAGATGAATTATTACTACAATTTAATTTGTACCTCAAATCAATATGGATCTAAAGTTACAAAACCTGCAAAAATCAGTGCAATGTTTTTGTTATGAGTTAATTCTAGTATTAATATCCGTATgcattgaaatgtttttttgtttttttttaggggggggggggacctgacCCTCTACATGGCAACAAGGTTttctattacattttctttcataGCCAcctcacccccccaaaaaaaaaaacctgcttcCATGGCCCTTATCATTCCCAGCAAGTACAAAGACTTATTGATTAAATCTTAGAATGTATCTCTGAACTAGTACCATAGCAATCATGAGGGGGAAGGAAAGCCATGGGTTGCAAAGCAGAGATGATATTATTTGCACACTGTTAACATTCTGGTTTTTGGCAGTGGAATAGAAAAATCCTCCTACCATATCTAAGAAGtgcaagtgaaaaaaaaaggggaaaaaatgtgtaaaatataCATTCCAACAATCTACTTAAATAGATGTAGATAAATGACAAGCCAAAatcatacatttacatgtactgtataatgGGTCATACACTGTAATGTACAGTGTGCTTAGCAGTGTTAATTGATGAGACCTTCCAGATAAAGTATGTCTGACTCATGTGAACataatcattttgataaattgccACTAATACCATTCATTTGTTGGTTATAATTAACAGACCCATGAACCAAAAACTTATCAAATCTGCCATGAAAATCTGGTACATCTGAAGATTTATTACAAAAACTTGAATTCCAttgtcagataaaataaaacataaaatacatgttatGTGAAAGATTTTTGatccctagatgacctttgaccttatcattcTCCAGAACACGCGTGGTATAACCCAAAGAATAATTGTTTTACCAGGTGTAAActcaattgatgcagaaataaagaaatgagaccAAGCTGAACAaaaatttgaccttttgaccacACCATCCTCAGCAACAcacaaatattgatatttgaaatacAGCATATTGGGGGTCCTAAATGGCCCTAGATGAAAAGAACCCTGGGCTAAATTACCATATtcatacaatatacatgtagatcatttacttttttattgaGGATACATActatcttatgaaatataaaatgcctaaaattatttgaaataacttgcttccttttgcaaACCATGGGAGAGTTGCATTTACCTTTGGAGAAGACTGGCGACTGTCCAGTCAGGGCTTCCAATACCTTTGCAGCACGGGTGAGTCTATCACCACTCTCTCCAACGCAGATGTTGAGGCAGAGCTTGCGGATTCGCAGCTCACGCATCacattcttcttctccttgtcTTTTTCGCCTTTGTCCTGTGGATAATGGGTTGAAACAAGAATTGTCAAAATCACAAtgtgattgaattaaaaatcttTAGCAACAGCAAGTGTAATTTATTGCCAAGATGCATGCCCAGATCTATTAGgccaaacaaaaaatgttatgtTGCTCTCATCTGACTCACCATAAACAGGGTAGCTatcttaaaaattattttttagaagAACAATTTAAGGCAATGGTTTATCAgaggtgtgagtggtcacaattaaaaagatctgaaaaaagctgaagagtgttgaaaaagtctgaaatagaaagagctcctatatttttgtacagaggaaggccaaaaacaagctgaaaatcaaaacaaaaaaaatctgaactctcacacccctgacgGTTTtgtaagaaacaaaataaagtcaGTCTCTAATATCAAGACATTATTTGTCTTGtggagtgttgcaagaaacttgccatcaattgcaagtcaattttggGTATCAAAATCCATCATATAATATTAGAGACCTGCtccaaattgaaaatttgcCATTAATTGCTGGTCTGCTTCTTGTGTATCAATAGCTTTAACTTGATATGCTCTAGACCTAGTTAAAATTGTTCTATCAACTTCTAAATTTGCaactgattgcaaatattttcttgcaacacccctttACATGTAGTTATGGATATCCTTGTTTACTGGGATGATTTTTGGGACCGACGCCTCTAGGCCTACTGAAAATAAACAAGTCTACACCCCACTGATGTCAGGCCTAACTAAAGATTGGCAACTATGGTGTTGTCATAATTTTCCTGATCTAATGTTAGGCCCTGACATTTTAATGATTAACAGCTTGTTATGACATGAAAAGCGATGTTTCTTCCCTTCAAGAAATTATTGactcaaattttatttttaatgagatCTTAGGCACCCACTTGTGTGTGACCAACTTCTGCTCTCCTTCTCAAGGATGAGCTGATGAAGCCAAAAGTTGCCAAAGCGGCACACCGCACTTTCACACAGTTCCTCAGTAGGCCTAGGCCCTTGAGTTACCTGTCCAGAATTCCACAATGTTAAGCTTTTCTGCAATATTTAGAATGGATTTCATATCTCAAAGgttagtgttttttttaacttaatGTTCTATAACTCTAATGATCTCTGTTTCATTACTTCACTATCTATGACTATGCAAATCAAATCTGAATTATATTTCTGAActttctgagaaaaaaaaattaagattaaaacagttttttttccaattcaaaattatcaaaatccGAGGCTGGTATTATCTAATAAAATCTCACTTATGCATGTCTCAATCAACCAATTGTTCTCTCATGTAAATGTGAATAATTTTGTGTAATACAATCTTTGAATGTACATAAAATTCAATGTAAACATTGCACAATTCGAATTTGGACGAGAGCACTGTATTGTGACTTTGTTTTATATCTAATAAccgaaattgaattgaatatttttttatctaaaatgtccttgaaaacacaaaatgaaGTTAGCATCAATGTTTGTTGAATATATAAGTCTAGATCTTGACCCTATTTTTAATTGCaattttttctcaatatttcatgaaatcttGAAATAGACTTTGGTCTACTAGTATATTGCTATTTTGAGGCCTGCCACTCGACAGCCCCCGCTCCACATAGATCTAGAGCTTCGCTAGAAAGTCAATGCGTGCGAGTGCCGCACCATATGCCATATGCAACCCAATAGTTGCGGTGGCCGTTCGCTCCCGCATTACACTCGGACATGTCAAATAACCTGCCGCTAGCGTGCAGTCAAC from the Lytechinus pictus isolate F3 Inbred chromosome 1, Lp3.0, whole genome shotgun sequence genome contains:
- the LOC129256204 gene encoding large ribosomal subunit protein uL5; translated protein: MRELRIRKLCLNICVGESGDRLTRAAKVLEALTGQSPVFSKARYTVRSFGIRRNEKIAVHCTVRGPKAEEILEKGLKVREYELRKGNFSDTGNFGFGIQEHIDLGIKYDPSIGIYGMDFYVVLGRPGFSVGHKRRRKGRVGCTHRVNKEEAMKWFQQKYDGILLPGK